The following proteins are co-located in the Manihot esculenta cultivar AM560-2 chromosome 9, M.esculenta_v8, whole genome shotgun sequence genome:
- the LOC110622289 gene encoding pentatricopeptide repeat-containing protein At1g05750, chloroplastic, with amino-acid sequence MHFPLSKRKRKGQSRRPESNPLTKFEQMGFAALASAPTVTQFTPHSNTRPIPPPLHLIPGQNPVNPTSKPNFPLKQQSDKSIDLTVAWTNSISRHCRNGQLPEAASQFTQMLLAGVEPNHITFTTLLSGCADFPSHGKSLGPLIHSYVRKRGFDTRNVMVGTAVVDMYAKCGQVELARLCFDELKIKNSVSWNTMMDGYMRNGEIEDAIELFDEMPERDAISWTVFIDGFVKKGLFEQGLEWFREMQVSMMEPDYVTIIAVLSACANLGALGLGLWIHRYVLKQEFRDNIRISNSLIVMYSRCGCIEIARQVFHKMLKRTLVSWNSIIVGFATNGFAEEALEYFVLMQKEGFKPDGVSFTGALTACSHAGLVDKGLKYFDVMKKVYKLSPRIEHYGCIVDLYSRAGRLEDAWSVIENMAMKPNEVILGSLLAACRTGENVELAERLMNYLADLDPGVDSNFVLLANIYAAVGRWDGAGKVRRRMKALGIQKKPGISSIEVGCSIHEFVAGDKSHYETEHIYETLQLLYHDLKLCGYVPDTINDVYEND; translated from the coding sequence atgCATTTTCCTCTGTCCAAACGGAAGCGTAAAGGCCAAAGTCGAAGGCCAGAGTCTAATCCCTTAACGAAATTTGAACAAATGGGTTTTGCCGCCCTCGCATCCGCACCCACCGTCACCCAATTCACTCCACATTCCAACACCAGACCAATACCGCCGCCGTTACACCTAATCCCAGGTCAAAATCCCGTTAATCCGACCTCGAAACCTAATTTTCCCCTTAAACAGCAATCCGATAAAAGTATTGACCTCACTGTTGCATGGACGAACTCCATTTCCCGCCATTGCCGCAACGGCCAGCTGCCAGAAGCGGCTTCACAGTTCACCCAAATGCTTCTCGCTGGCGTTGAACCCAATCACATCACATTCACGACTCTTCTGTCTGGCTGTGCGGATTTTCCCTCACATGGCAAATCTTTGGGCCCTTTGATTCACTCGTATGTACGGAAACGTGGGTTTGATACGCGTAATGTGATGGTGGGTACTGCTGTTGTTGATATGTATGCAAAGTGTGGTCAGGTAGAACTAGCAAGGTTGTGCTTtgatgagctaaagatcaagaATTCAGTGTCTTGGAACACAATGATGGATGGATACATGAGGAATGGGGAGATAGAAGATGCGATTGAGTTGTTTGATGAAATGCCTGAGAGGGATGCAATTTCTTGGACGGTGTTCATTGATGGATTTGTTAAGAAGGGTCTTTTTGAGCAAGGATTGGAATGGTTTAGAGAAATGCAGGTTTCTATGATGGAGCCTGATTATGTAACCATTATTGCAGTTCTATCTGCCTGCGCAAATTTGGGTGCGCTTGGTTTAGGCTTGTGGATACATCGATATGTGTTGAAGCAAGAGTTTAGGGACAATATTAGGATAAGTAATTCATTGATTGTTATGTATTCTCGATGTGGATGCATTGAAATAGCTCGTCAAGTGTTTCACAAAATGTTGAAGAGAACTTTGGTTTCATGGAACTCCATTATTGTGGGTTTTGCTACTAATGGGTTTGCAGAGGAAGCATTAGAGTACTTTGTGCTCATGCAAAAAGAAGGATTCAAGCCAGATGGAGTCAGTTTCACTGGAGCACTTACTGCTTGTAGCCATGCTGGTTTGGTGGATAAAGGGCTCAAGTATTTTGATGTCATGAAGAAAGTGTACAAACTCTCCCCCAGAATTGAACACTATGGATGCATAGTAGATCTTTACAGCCGTGCTGGGAGGTTAGAAGATGCATGGAGTGTAATAGAAAATATGGCCATGAAGCCAAATGAGGTTATCCTGGGATCATTGTTGGCTGCTTGTAGGACTGGTGAAAATGTTGAATTAGCTGAAAGGTTAATGAACTATCTTGCTGATTTAGATCCTGGTGTTGACTCCAATTTCGTGCTGCTTGCAAATATATATGCAGCAGTTGGAAGATGGGATGGGGCAGGCAAGGTTAGGAGGAGAATGAAGGCCCTTGGTATCCAGAAGAAGCCAGGGATTAGTTCAATTGAGGTTGGATGTAGCATTCATGAATTCGTCGCTGGGGATAAATCTCACTACGAAACTGAGCATATTTATGAAACGCTACAGCTTTTGTACCATGACTTGAAATTATGTGGCTATGTTCCTGACACCATAAATGATGTGTATGAAAATGATTGA